One part of the Rutidosis leptorrhynchoides isolate AG116_Rl617_1_P2 chromosome 1, CSIRO_AGI_Rlap_v1, whole genome shotgun sequence genome encodes these proteins:
- the LOC139858257 gene encoding uncharacterized protein isoform X1, translating into MALLTFPSSSETHKVQPTKHTTTNIRKPHQQKPKSTPKSKSKSTPKKQVNPPSSSSSSSWDNFKNLLTCKQMDVVGSNKVNHDPVKNNPNGYSKLSSCSSICNFRDVVHGNTRVVHRADNSPESSTVGLDSGLLSRRKKHINGGGSSSSSSSKSLTGNSVRSNGNGSYTSTSRGMQFRKLSGCYECHAIADPSRYTLPRSSICVCSQCGEVFPKMESLEHHQAVRHAVSELGPDDSGRNIVEIIFKSSWLKTDNPIFTIERILKVQNTRRTIQRFEDCRDIVKTRSSATASRCVADGNELLRFHCTTIACPLGARNSSGLCNAVPGCGVCTIIRQGFQIPKLGGIGERGAKGVRTTASSGRAHDCLGVEARGLRAMLVCRVIAGRVKRLEKDALMEDDGPYDSVAGHGGVYSNLEELYVFNPRAILPCFVVIYKAFDC; encoded by the exons atggCTCTTCTCACTTTCCCATCTTCTTCAGAAACACATAAGGTACAACCCACAAAACACACTACTACTAACATTAGAAAACCACACCAACAAAAACCTAAATCAACACCAAAATCTAAATCAAAATCAACACCCAAAAAACAAGTTAACccgccatcatcatcatcttcttcttcatgggACAACTTCAAGAACTTGTTGACTTGCAAACAAATGGATGTTGTggggtcaaacaaagtcaatcatGACCCAGTTAAGAACAACCCGAATGGGTATTCAAAGTTGAGTTCTTGTAGCTCTATTTGTAATTTTAGGGATGTTGTGCATGGGAATACAAGAGTTGTTCATAGAGCTGATAACTCGCCGGAAAGTAGTACTGTTGGTCTTGATTCCGGCCTTCTTAGCCGCCGGAAAAAACATATAAATGGTGGtggatcttcttcttcttcttcttccaagaGTTTAACGGGTAATTCGGTGAGATCCAACGGCAATGGAAGTTACACGTCAACTTCAAGAGGCATGCAATTTAGAAAGCTTTCTGGATGTTATGAATGTCACGCTATTGCTGATCCTTCAAG GTATACATTACCAAGAAGTAGCATATGTGTGTGTTCTCAATGTGGAGAAGTTTTCCCAAAAATGGAGAGTTTGGAGCATCATCAAGCTGTTAGACATGCTG TTTCGGAGCTAGGTCCAGATGATTCGGGGCGAAATATTGTTGAAATAATATTCAAATCAAGCTGGTTAAAAACCGACAATCCAATTTTCACGATCGAACGTATACTAAAAGTCCAAAACACACGTCGAACAATTCAACGTTTCGAAGATTGTCGTGACATAGTCAAGACACGTTCAAGCGCAACAGCGTCTCGTTGCGTTGCTGATGGAAATGAACTCCTTCGTTTCCACTGCACAACTATTGCGTGCCCGCTTGGTGCCCGAAACTCATCCGGGCTCTGCAATGCAGTTCCCGGATGCGGTGTTTGCACCATTATCCGTCAAGGGTTTCAAATCCCGAAACTTGGGGGCATTGGGGAGCGAGGGGCCAAGGGCGTGCGTACAACAGCGAGTAGCGGAAGAGCACATGATTGTTTAGGAGTTGAAGCGCGTGGGCTAAGGGCGATGCTTGTTTGTAGAGTAATCGCTGGAAGAGTTAAGCGCTTGGAGAAAGACGCGCTGATGGAAGATGATGGACCGTACGATTCCGTGGCTGGGCATGGTGGAGTGTATTCTAATCTTGAAGAGTTGTATGTTTTTAATCCAAGGGCTATACTTCCTTGTTTTGTTGTCATATACAAGGCATTTGATTGCTGA
- the LOC139858257 gene encoding uncharacterized protein isoform X2, which produces MNNKSIIETHKVQPTKHTTTNIRKPHQQKPKSTPKSKSKSTPKKQVNPPSSSSSSSWDNFKNLLTCKQMDVVGSNKVNHDPVKNNPNGYSKLSSCSSICNFRDVVHGNTRVVHRADNSPESSTVGLDSGLLSRRKKHINGGGSSSSSSSKSLTGNSVRSNGNGSYTSTSRGMQFRKLSGCYECHAIADPSRYTLPRSSICVCSQCGEVFPKMESLEHHQAVRHAVSELGPDDSGRNIVEIIFKSSWLKTDNPIFTIERILKVQNTRRTIQRFEDCRDIVKTRSSATASRCVADGNELLRFHCTTIACPLGARNSSGLCNAVPGCGVCTIIRQGFQIPKLGGIGERGAKGVRTTASSGRAHDCLGVEARGLRAMLVCRVIAGRVKRLEKDALMEDDGPYDSVAGHGGVYSNLEELYVFNPRAILPCFVVIYKAFDC; this is translated from the exons ATGAACAACAAATCAATTATAG AAACACATAAGGTACAACCCACAAAACACACTACTACTAACATTAGAAAACCACACCAACAAAAACCTAAATCAACACCAAAATCTAAATCAAAATCAACACCCAAAAAACAAGTTAACccgccatcatcatcatcttcttcttcatgggACAACTTCAAGAACTTGTTGACTTGCAAACAAATGGATGTTGTggggtcaaacaaagtcaatcatGACCCAGTTAAGAACAACCCGAATGGGTATTCAAAGTTGAGTTCTTGTAGCTCTATTTGTAATTTTAGGGATGTTGTGCATGGGAATACAAGAGTTGTTCATAGAGCTGATAACTCGCCGGAAAGTAGTACTGTTGGTCTTGATTCCGGCCTTCTTAGCCGCCGGAAAAAACATATAAATGGTGGtggatcttcttcttcttcttcttccaagaGTTTAACGGGTAATTCGGTGAGATCCAACGGCAATGGAAGTTACACGTCAACTTCAAGAGGCATGCAATTTAGAAAGCTTTCTGGATGTTATGAATGTCACGCTATTGCTGATCCTTCAAG GTATACATTACCAAGAAGTAGCATATGTGTGTGTTCTCAATGTGGAGAAGTTTTCCCAAAAATGGAGAGTTTGGAGCATCATCAAGCTGTTAGACATGCTG TTTCGGAGCTAGGTCCAGATGATTCGGGGCGAAATATTGTTGAAATAATATTCAAATCAAGCTGGTTAAAAACCGACAATCCAATTTTCACGATCGAACGTATACTAAAAGTCCAAAACACACGTCGAACAATTCAACGTTTCGAAGATTGTCGTGACATAGTCAAGACACGTTCAAGCGCAACAGCGTCTCGTTGCGTTGCTGATGGAAATGAACTCCTTCGTTTCCACTGCACAACTATTGCGTGCCCGCTTGGTGCCCGAAACTCATCCGGGCTCTGCAATGCAGTTCCCGGATGCGGTGTTTGCACCATTATCCGTCAAGGGTTTCAAATCCCGAAACTTGGGGGCATTGGGGAGCGAGGGGCCAAGGGCGTGCGTACAACAGCGAGTAGCGGAAGAGCACATGATTGTTTAGGAGTTGAAGCGCGTGGGCTAAGGGCGATGCTTGTTTGTAGAGTAATCGCTGGAAGAGTTAAGCGCTTGGAGAAAGACGCGCTGATGGAAGATGATGGACCGTACGATTCCGTGGCTGGGCATGGTGGAGTGTATTCTAATCTTGAAGAGTTGTATGTTTTTAATCCAAGGGCTATACTTCCTTGTTTTGTTGTCATATACAAGGCATTTGATTGCTGA
- the LOC139854200 gene encoding uncharacterized protein, whose product MSSSDEESLVNAMKSIFAYQNNVVIRREVEEQNEARSSRRKRRYIRRDRVEAHNRLMNDYFVQDPKYPLNISNGVIEYLHGNVYMREPTEDDIRRLYHKHEELHGFPEMLGSIDCIHWAWEKCPNAWKGHFTRGDHGYPTIMLEVVASYDNWIWHAYFGMAGSNNDLNVLNASPLFDSLLTDTAPQVPYEIGDIDFERGYYLADGIYPSGASLVKGFSSVVDAKRKYFTKKQYAARKDVERTFGILQGRWGILRQPARAYSVNKIKESCMVASYCTT is encoded by the exons ATGAGTAGTTCCGACGAAGAAAGTTTGGTTAACGCAATGAAAAGTATATTTGCTTATCAAAATAACGTGGTAATACGTAGAGAGGTCGAGGAACAAAATGAGGCTCGAAGTTCAAGACGAAAACGTCGCTACATTCGTCGTGATCGTGTAGAAGCGCACAATCGTTTGATGAACGATTATTTTGTTCAAGATCCGAAGTATCCCCTGAATATTTCAAACGGCGTTATCGAAT ACTTGCATGGTAATGTATACATGAGAGAACCGACCGAGGACGATATACGTCGGTTGTATCATAAACATGAAGAACTTCACGGCTTTCCTGAAATGCTTGGAAGCATTGATTGTATACATTGGGCTTGGGAAAAATGTCCAAATGCATGGAAAGGGCATTTCACCCGAGGCGATCACGGTTACCCGACAATCATGTTGGAAGTCGTTGCATCGTATGACAATTGGATTTGGCATGCATATTTTGGAATGGCCGGTTCGAACAATGACTTGAATGTCCTTAATGCGTCTCCATTGTTTGATAGTTTACTAACTGACACGGCTCCTCAAGTTCCATACGAAATTGGGGACATTGATTTTGAACGAGGCTACTATCTTGCCGATGGGATTTACCCTTCGGGGGCTTCTTTAGTTAAGGGATTCTCAAGTGTTGTTGACGCAAAAAGGAAATACTTTACAAAGAAACAATATGCAGCTCGTAAAGACGTTGAGAGGACATTTGGAATTTTGCAAGGTCGTTGGGGTATTTTAAGACAACCTGCTAGGGCATATAGCGTAAACAAAATCAAAGAATCATGTATGGTTGCATCATATTGCACAACATGA